The segment GAAGGGCGGGCCGCTCGAGCCCGCGTACACGCCTCCGCCGGAGGAGGCGAGGAACACCGCACCCGCGCCGGGCACGCGCGCGAGGGCCTCGAGCAGGCGGGCGGCGACGGCCTCCTCCTCGTGCAGCTGCTCCTCCGGCGAGCCGGGGACGGCCGTCCCCGCGCACCACGCGACCCGCCAGGGGGCTCCCGCCGCCGCCCGGGCGAAGGCCGCCGCCTGCGCCGCGAGCGCGTCGGCGCACCCGGGCGTGCCCCACGGCACCGGCTCGCGCGGCCACCACACCGGCCCCCGGGCCGACGCCGCCGCCAGGACCGACGAGCCGAGCAGGCCACCCGCCCCCACCACCCAGGTGAGGGGTGCGCTCACCGCCCGTCCCGTCCCGCGGGCGCCGCGCCGAGCGGCCCCGCGGCCGGGTCGCCGACGAGGAGGAACAGGGGCCGTCCCATCGCCATGCCGACCGCCACACCCACGTACTCCGCCACCACGCCCAGGCACAGCAGGACCGACCCGGTGCCGATGAGCGTGACGACCATGACCGAGGTCCAGCCCTGGACCGGGACGTCGCCCGCGAGCCTCGCGACGACGAGGACGACGGCCAGGGCGACGCCGAGCACGGCGAGGAGGACCCCCAGCACGCTCACGACGCGCAGCCCGCGGGTGCCCGAGGACAGCGCGAGGCGCCAGAAGTGCGCGAGCAGGCTGCGCCAGGAGTAGCCGGAGCGGCGGCCGTGCTCCTCGCGCAGCACCACCGGGCAGTAGGCCGTCCGGTTGGCCACCCAGCCGATGGCCACGTCGAGGTACACCCCCGCCCCGGCGTAGGCCGCGACGCTGCGACCGACCTCGCCGAGCACGAGGCGGTAGCTCTGGAAGTGGACGGGCGCGTCGGGGCTCAGCACCTTCGAGAACACCCACTTGGCGGCCCGGCTCGCGCTGTTGCGCAGGCTGCCGTGCGGGGCCGGGTTGGTCGGGCGGGCGTAGACGAGCGCCGCCTGCTCCCGCATCGCGGTGTCGAGGAAGCGGGCGATGTCGGCCGGGTCGTGCTGGCCGTCCTCGTCCATCGTGACGACCCAGTCCCCGCCGGAGGACGCCATGCCGGCCAGCGTGGCGGCGTGCTGGCCGAAGTTGCGGCTGAGCCACACCGGGCGGACGACGTCGTGGCGCGCGGCGAGCGCCCGGATGGTGCCGGCCGAGTCGTCCGGGCCGTTGTCGTGGACGAGCAGCACCTCCGCGACGCGCCACACGTGCCCGTCCGGCGTCGTGGCCGGCTCGACGTGGGACAGCAGCTCCTCGACGACGGGCACGAGGCTCGTCTGCCCCTGGTAGACCGGGACGGCCACCGAGACCTCGTGGACGAACCCGCCGTCCGGCTCCCTGGCCATGGGCTGCGAGGGTACACACGCACCGCGCGCGTCCCGCCCCCCCGCGGGCGGGGGTGCCTAGCATGGGCCGCGGACGCAGCGGCCGACGGGAGACGGGCACGACATGGAGCAGCCGGGCCAGGACGGGGCGGACACGCGGGGCGCGGCGTACACCGAGCGGCTGGTGGCCCTGCAGACGGTGTGGTGGAAGCGGGTCCTGCCGGTCCAGGCGCCGTACCGGTGGAACGTGCGACGTCTGCGCCTGGGGCGCGTCCTCGACGTGGGCTGCGGCCTGGGCCGCAACCTCACCCACCTCGACGGCAACGGGGTGGGCGTCGACCACAACCCCGCCTTCGTCGCCCACTGCCGCTCGCTGGGCCTGCGGGCGTGGACGACCGAGGAGTTCGCGGGCTCGCCGGACGCGGTGCGCGGCGGCTTCGACAGCCTG is part of the Aquipuribacter sp. SD81 genome and harbors:
- a CDS encoding glycosyltransferase; translated protein: MAREPDGGFVHEVSVAVPVYQGQTSLVPVVEELLSHVEPATTPDGHVWRVAEVLLVHDNGPDDSAGTIRALAARHDVVRPVWLSRNFGQHAATLAGMASSGGDWVVTMDEDGQHDPADIARFLDTAMREQAALVYARPTNPAPHGSLRNSASRAAKWVFSKVLSPDAPVHFQSYRLVLGEVGRSVAAYAGAGVYLDVAIGWVANRTAYCPVVLREEHGRRSGYSWRSLLAHFWRLALSSGTRGLRVVSVLGVLLAVLGVALAVVLVVARLAGDVPVQGWTSVMVVTLIGTGSVLLCLGVVAEYVGVAVGMAMGRPLFLLVGDPAAGPLGAAPAGRDGR
- a CDS encoding class I SAM-dependent methyltransferase — its product is MEQPGQDGADTRGAAYTERLVALQTVWWKRVLPVQAPYRWNVRRLRLGRVLDVGCGLGRNLTHLDGNGVGVDHNPAFVAHCRSLGLRAWTTEEFAGSPDAVRGGFDSLLLAHVVEHVDAATADEILRTYLPYVRPGGAVHVVTPQERGQAFDPTHVRFCDFDVVEALLRDHGLAVERRYSFPFPRWAGSLFVYNEFNVTGRLAGP